CGTCTATCGTTCTGGTCGGATTAATGCTTTATGCACTGGTAGTGCTGCCGTTGTTTATTCCGGTTATGGTCAAGAACTTCGGCCAGGCAAACTGGTGGCCGTTTAAAAGAAGTGCAAATTAATGTATGTCGAGACTGTCTTTAAGGCAGTCTCTTTTTGATGGAGAAAGAGTTTAATTCAAAAAGAAAAATAAAGCCCCAATCATAAAGCGATAGGGGCTCCTCCAAAATCTTACGGATTTGTCGACCACATGCCTGCTGTCTTCACAAACACCCGAGGGTTCAATTTCAGCTGTGCTACCATGAATTCTGCGAGGTCTTCCGGCTGCATAACCTTTTCCGGGTTGCCGTCTGTCAGGTTTGTTTCAATCGCAAGATCAGTGGCAACCGTGCTTGGAGTCAATGCGCTAACTCGAATATTATGCTTTCGAACCTCAAGCATCAGGGATTCTGTTAAGCCTAAAACGGCAAATTTGGATGCGCTGTATGCACTAGTGACAGGTGCGCCTTTTTGGCCGGCTGTGGATGCAATGTTGATAATGTCTCCGGACTTCTGTTCGATCATTTCAGGAAGAACGGCTCTTGTAACATTATAAACACCCATCAAGTTGACCTGGATGATGCTTTCCCACTCATCAGGAGATAGCTCCAGGAATCCTCCAAACTTGGCAATTCCGGCATTGTTGATCAGGATATCCACAGAGCCAAGGTCTGACTTAATATGCTCGACTGCATGAGTAACGGCTTCAAGGTCGGCAACATCGGCTGCAGCAGCAGATACATTCACATCGTACTGGCTAAGTTCATCCGCCATTTTTTCAAGATTTTCAATCGTGCGGCCAAGCAAACCAATAT
This window of the Cytobacillus pseudoceanisediminis genome carries:
- a CDS encoding 3-ketoacyl-ACP reductase — its product is MHTLKGKTALITGAGRGIGRAAAIALAKEGVNIGLLGRTIENLEKMADELSQYDVNVSAAAADVADLEAVTHAVEHIKSDLGSVDILINNAGIAKFGGFLELSPDEWESIIQVNLMGVYNVTRAVLPEMIEQKSGDIINIASTAGQKGAPVTSAYSASKFAVLGLTESLMLEVRKHNIRVSALTPSTVATDLAIETNLTDGNPEKVMQPEDLAEFMVAQLKLNPRVFVKTAGMWSTNP